One stretch of Chiloscyllium plagiosum isolate BGI_BamShark_2017 chromosome 17, ASM401019v2, whole genome shotgun sequence DNA includes these proteins:
- the slc10a3 gene encoding P3 protein — MCDRSMLLWMASVQPALLLLLPLLSGVYCLVDSNSSTPALYYVTIGDGTSTEFEFPENTKGIIVVSSRYSSAEEKDGSKLFVQSLDPDVLTIINVSDAETIGFVKSYIVSIKSGLAGTAPLLIRLLDVTRVEPFTVEERKDYIIKVSPTDDDPGSTSLAHFSQNPLLYFLLPLVFINKCAFGCKVELAVLRGLLKQPHPVILGVIGQFLLMPLYGYTLSKAFSLPKALSLGLIITCSTPGGGGGYLYSLLLGGDVTLAISMTLISTVVATAMMPLSSTIYTHILNVHETLHVPFTKILVTLLFIAIPISTGMLIKYKLPRLSKFLLLLIRPLSFLLIIGGLFMAYQMGAAILCNVRKEIIVAGVAVPVFGLLIGYLMAYCLKLPVPLCKTVSIEIGVQNSLLALAVLQLSFRRIEADFASQAPFIVALSSTSEMLLLVILHLLYKTLRPHPVSEGNDLKS, encoded by the coding sequence ATGTGTGACCGCTCCATGTTGTTGTGGATGGCCAGTGTGCAGCCGGCGCTGCTCCTGTTGCTGCCGCTCCTCAGCGGCGTTTACTGCCTTGTGGATTCCAACAGCTCGACCCCAGCACTGTACTACGTGACCATCGGAGACGGCACCTCCACTGAATTTGAGTTTCCCGAAAACACCAAAGGCATCATTGTGGTTTCCAGTCGCTACAGCAGCGCCGAGGAAAAGGATGGTAGTAAACTGTTCGTTCAGTCTCTGGACCCAGATGTCCTCACCATCATTAACGTCAGTGATGCTGAAACCATAGGATTTGTGAAAAGTTACATTGTCAGCATCAAATCCGGACTGGCTGGGACCGCGCCTCTCTTAATCCGCCTTCTGGATGTCACTAGGGTTGAGCCATTCACTGTGGAAGAGCGAAAAGATTATATTATTAAAGTGTCTCCCACTGATGATGATCCAGGTTCAACTAGTTTGGCGCATTTCTCTCAGAACCCCCTCCTTTATTTCCTTCTGCCTTTAGTTTTTATAAACAAGTGTGCGTTTGGTTGTAAAGTGGAGTTAGCAGTCCTGCGAGGTCTTCTCAAACAGCCACATCCTGTCATTCTAGGAGTGATTGGGCAGTTTCTGTTGATGCCATTATATGGATATACTTTGTCCAAGGCCTTTTCCCTTCCCAAAGCTCTTTCCCTCGGGCTGATAATAACTTGCTCTAcccctggaggaggtggaggttaCCTCTACAGTCTGCTTCTAGGAGGGGATGTGACCCTTGCTATTTCCATGACCTTGATCTCGACTGTAGTCGCAACTGCTATGATGCCACTTTCATCCACCATTTATACCCATATTCTCAATGTTCATGAAACACTGCATGTCCCATTTACTAAGATCCTTGTGACATTGCTGTTTATTGCTATTCCCATTTCAACTGGAATGTTGATAAAATATAAATTGCCACGACTCAGCAAGTTCTTACTTTTGCTCATTCGACCCCTCAGTTTCCTGTTAATTATTGGAGGACTCTTCATGGCTTACCAGATGGGAGCAGCCATACTTTGCAATGTTCGTAAGGAAATAATTGTTGCTGGAGTTGCTGTTCCTGTGTTTGGATTGCTTATTGGATATCTCATGGCTTATTGCTTAAAATTACCTGTTCCTTTATGCAAAACAGTCAGCATAGAGATTGGAGTTCAAAATAGCCTGCTAGCCCTTGCAGTACTCCAGTTGTCCTTCCGTCGCATTGAAGCAGACTTTGCCTCGCAGGCCCCATTTATAGTGGCTCTGAGTAGCACTTCAGAAATGCTGCTACTTGTGATCCTTCATCTTCTCTACAAGACTCTCAGGCCACATCCAGTCTCTGAAGGAAATGACTTGAAGTCCTGA